CTGTCGAACTCGCTCTGCCAGCCCTGACCGAGCACCCGGCGACGGCGGTCGTCAATCATCACCAGCGACCCCGGTCGTACCAGCGGATACAGGGTGAAGTCCCCGAGGCCGATGTAGCCGTACATGTGCCGGCGGCGATTGAACTGAAGGAGAAAGGCAACCGGAACTTCTCCCCAAATCTCGACCAACCGGTTCACCAGTTGGGTCGTGTCCCACCGGAAACTCGGGTCCAGACGAACGGGCAGCGTGACGGTGGTGTCTTTGCCGTAGATCTCAGCAGCGATCGGGTGAGTTACATCGAGCCGCAGGAGGCTTTGGTAGTACCGGGTGCGTTCAGGATCCAGTCCAAAGCGGCGGAGAAGATCGATGAAGTCGATGCCGTAAATGGCGCAGAGGCTGAAGAGCTTGAACGCGCCCGGTAGGGTGTTTTCATTTTCGATTTGTGCCAGACGAGCCGCGGAGATGTAGAACTCGTAGTTCTTTTCGGCTTGCGCAATACGGGCGCTGGCCTCTTGCACTTCCCGCACGCCGAGATTCAGCTTCTCTCTGACTTCTTTGAGATATCTGCCGGGAATAATCCCCATCGGGAACGAGATTATACGACAACCGGAAGCGTGGACAAAGCCCCTGCCTCAAAGATTCAAAAAACTGTTCAGTTGACTGAACACTTTTCCCGCCTGCTCCTCTTTTGCCCAACTGGGGATGCCGTTAACTGCCTGGAAGTGCGGCAGCAACCGGGAGCCCAGAGAAAGACGGTTACTCAAAGATTCGCCCCCTGTTCAGTTGACTGAACACTTTTACCGCGTACCCCTCCTTCACCCATCCTGGGGATATTGTTAATGGGTGGACTAAGGGTGCATTCGCTTCCCGAGCGATCCCGCGAGGGCGGGACGGTAGGCTTGAGCGGCCGCTACTCTTTCTACTCTACGCCCTCGCGTTCTTAACCCTGGGTTTCAGTGCGGCACAAAGAGGAGGGTAGCTCTTGCAACAAAGCATTCAGAAGCTGAGCGAAACCTGCCACGAGATGATTAATCTGGTGCAGGTGCTCATTGGCCAGGCGCTGATCCTGCAAATGAACGTCGGCGACAGCGCCGAAACGCAGGCGCGTCTCGACATCCTTTACAACAAATGCCAACATCTCAAGACCCTCCTGGATCAACACCGGGTCGCACTGCTCGAACTGCGGCAGGCCGCAGCTGTTGATGAACGAAGCTGAATGAGGTGGCCCCTGTGGCCGCCGACGTGGAAATCTCCGGTTCGTGAGGGACTCATGGCAGCCTTGACGCCAACGGCCAACACTCCCCCGCCGGGAGCGGAGCGGCGAAGAAGCCAGCGGGTCCTTTTGGTCATACCGGTGGAGGTGGCGTGGATCACAAGGGAGGGCCTGCGCCTCCGGGAGCATGCCGAGACCGTGATAGTGAACGCGCACGGCGCCCTGCTGCGCATGAAAACGCTCCTTCCCATTTCGGAGGAAGTCGAACTGATGCGCCCCCGCACAAGCCAATCAACTCGGGCGCGGGTGGTGTGGGCTGGCGACGTCGCCGAAGAAGATGAAATGACGCGAGTCGCTGTCGAGCTTGCCGTTCCGAGCGAGACCTTCTGGGGCGTCAGCATCCCACCGCTGCCCAGCGCAGTTCCTACCTAACATACGGCAGGACTCCCTCGACCCTTCGACACACCCAGGGCAAGCTTTCACCCCGACTGAGTCGGGGTTCAGCATGACGACACCATTCAACCTCGCCTCGGACAAGCCGGCTCTGCCCTGGCGTAGGCGGAAGGTTCGACTTTTCGTGGGTGGAGATGGACGCGCGGGAACCCCATGCCCGAAAAAAGAAACCCCGCGAGGCATTCGCGGGGGTTATCTCAGGATGTCCTTTGACAATCCGACCAGAGCAGCTTTAGCCCCTTCTCGAGACCGAACGAAGACTCCGCTTTGTGAGGAACGGAGTGGGCAATCAAGAACTCGGTCAC
The DNA window shown above is from Candidatus Acidiferrales bacterium and carries:
- a CDS encoding helix-turn-helix transcriptional regulator; the encoded protein is MGIIPGRYLKEVREKLNLGVREVQEASARIAQAEKNYEFYISAARLAQIENENTLPGAFKLFSLCAIYGIDFIDLLRRFGLDPERTRYYQSLLRLDVTHPIAAEIYGKDTTVTLPVRLDPSFRWDTTQLVNRLVEIWGEVPVAFLLQFNRRRHMYGYIGLGDFTLYPLVRPGSLVMIDDRRRRVLGQGWQSEFDRPIYFIELHNGYRCAWCQLEGSRLTLLPHPMSSVAAESFNCPDEAEVVGQVVGIAMRLVPPGQPGRANAPKLPRPPASER